A single region of the Raphanus sativus cultivar WK10039 chromosome 1, ASM80110v3, whole genome shotgun sequence genome encodes:
- the LOC108861375 gene encoding myrosinase-binding protein 2 — MAKRVGPVGNYLGNAFDDGVFDGVKKIIVSVQGSPYNCITMIKIEYEKDGKLESRQHGTVLGELKEFVVDHPNEYITSVGGSYDIVQTYYHTLLIKSLIFKTNTGRASPVLGGTTESGQPAGTEFTLEGQYGEKFLGFFGRSGQALDAIGAYLGPLGGNKGNKFDDGILDGVKKVTVAADQYSVTYIKIEYEDNGKVEVREHGTNRGELKEFSVNYPEDTIVAVGGSYNHIFTYDTTLITSLYFTTSKGYTSPLFGVAKGNEFELKGENGEKLRGFYGRGGTAIDAIGAHFGPLGGNKGNTFDDGVFDGVKKLTVGADEVSVTYIKIEYQKDGNVIVREHGTFNGILKEFSVNYPEDNIVAVGGSYNHIFKYDTTLITSLYFTTSKGFTSPLFGEKKGKDFELKGENGGKLLGLYGRDGTAIDAIGAHFETL, encoded by the exons ATGGCCAAAAGGGTGGGACCAGTGGGTAACTACTTGGGAAATGCATTCGACGATGGTGTTTTCGATGGtgtaaagaaaataattgtCTCAGTACAGGGAAGTCCTTATAACTGTATAACAATGATCAAGATCGAATATGAAAAGGACGGGAAACTTGAATCCCGTCAACATGGAACGGTTCTTGGGGAACTAAAAGAG TTTGTAGTGGATCATCCGAATGAATATATAACATCTGTTGGTGGGAGCTATGATATTGTTCAAACATACTATCATACACTCCTGATCAAATCGCTAATCTTTAAAACCAACACTGGAAGAGCATCTCCAGTACTCGGTGGGACAACAGAATCTGGACAACCAGCTGGGACAGAATTCACCTTGGAGGGTCAATATGGAGAAAAGTTTCTTGGGTTCTTTGGACGTTCTGGTCAAGCTCTTGATGCCATTGGAGCTTACTTGGGACCTCTGGGTGGTAACAAGGGAAACAAATTCGATGATGGTATTCTCGATGGTGTGAAAAAAGTAACTGTTGCGGCAGATCAGTATAGTGTAACTTATATCAAGATCGAATACGAAGACAATGGAAAAGTTGAAGTCCGTGAACATGGGACAAACCGGGGGGAGCTAAAAGAg TTTTCGGTGAACTATCCAGAAGACACTATTGTAGCCGTTGGTGGAAGCTACAATCATATTTTCACCTATGATACAACGCTTATTACATCTTTGTACTTCACAACCTCCAAGGGTTATACCTCCCCACTATTTGGTGTGGCCAAGGGAAACGAGTTCGAGCTCAAAGGTGAAAATGGAGAAAAGCTTCGTGGATTTTATGGACGTGGTGGTACTGCCATCGATGCCATTGGGGCTCACTTCGGACCGCTTGGTGGTAACAAGGGAAACACATTCGACGATGGTGTTTTCGATGGTGTGAAAAAGTTAACCGTTGGAGCAGATGAGGTCAGTGTAACTTATATCAAGATCGAATACCAAAAGGATGGAAACGTCATAGTCCGTGAACATGGGACGTTTAACGGGATTCTAAAAGAg TTCTCGGTGAACTATCCGGAAGACAATATTGTGGCTGTTGGTGGAAGCTACaatcatattttcaaatatgATACAACGCTTATCACATCATTGTACTTCACAACCTCTAAGGGATTTACCTCTCCATTATTTGGTGAGAAAAAGGGCAAAGACTTCGAACTCAAAGGTGAAAATGGAGGAAAGCTTCTTGGACTTTATGGACGTGATGGTACTGCCATCGATGCCATTGGGGCTCACTTCGAGACACTATAA
- the LOC108861352 gene encoding myrosinase-binding protein 2 — protein sequence MSWDDGKHTKVKNVQLTFDDVIRSIEVEYVGTNLKSQRRGTVGTRSDGFTLSTDEYITNVSGYYKTTFSGDLITALTFKTNKKTYGPYGNKTQNYFSADAPSGSQIAGFLGTSGNALSSLDVHFAPIKPQPGGPGTGGGGNGSNPVDPPGAGGGGTGAGGGPGTGGGGTGTGGGSGTGAGGGGPGTGGSGTETGTGSSGTGTGAGGSGTGTGSGQDSSEPDGSGKIGPLGGDKGNVFDDVGFEGVKKITVGADQYSVTYIKIEYIKDGKVVVREHGTVRGELKEFSVDYPNDNITAVGGTFKHVYTYDTTLITSLYFTTSKGFTSPLFGIESEKKGTEFEFKGKNGGKLLGFHGRGGNAIDAIGAYFDTGSRGGSPQTDVPGKKGPLGGEKGEEFNDVGFQGVKKITVGADEYSVTYIKIEYVKDGKVETREHGTSRGELKEFSVNYPNDSITAVSGTYKHIFTYDTTLITSLYFTTSKGFTSPLFGIDSEKKGTEFEFKGENGGKLIGFHGRGGNAIDAIGAYFDTGSRDGDAGKPSTNDPKPKPVDVPGKKGPLGGDKGNVFDDVGFEGVKKVTVGADDYSITYIKIEYLKDGKVEILEHGTARGKLEEFSVDYPNDSITEVGGSYKHVYNYDTTLITSLYFTTSKGYTSPFFGKKYDTATEFEFKGENGGKLIGFHGRGGNAIDAIGAYFDTGSKPGGPDGSGSGSSNGSSPQKLDAQGGKGGNQWDDSGDHDGVTKIVVASSRVIEQIRFDYVKKGQTKEGPAHGVKGARSSIKTFEISHPDEYLLSVKGWSNSSNKIVGIEFITNTRTSEYYGFEKLPGEEGTDILLEVKDKKIVGFHGFADTHLNSLGAYFAPIASTPLKPSKKLTAVGGDEGASWDDGAFDGVKKIQVGQNNDGVSFVAVEYENGSQKVVGDGHGKQSALGVETFELTDGEYITSVGVYYDKIHAEGRGVTVVTSLVFKTNKLVSQPFGMTGGEYVELKEEGNKIVGFHGKASDWVHQIGVYVAPVTK from the exons ATGTCTTGGGACGATGGAAAGCACACCAAGGTGAAGAACGTTCAGCTTACTTTTGATGACGTCATCAGATCCATCGAGGTGGAATACGTGGGAACTAACCTTAAGTCCCAGCGTCGTGGCACTGTCGGCACCAGATCAGACGGA TTCACACTGAGCACGGACGAGTACATAACAAATGTGTCTGGTTACTACAAAACCACTTTTTCGGGAGACCTTATAACGGCGTTAACGTTTAAGACGAACAAGAAGACGTATGGGCCTTACGGAAACAAAACTCAGAACTACTTTTCTGCTGACGCACCAAGTGGTAGCCAAATCGCTGGGTTTCTTGGAACCAGCGGCAATGCTCTCAGCTCCCTCGACGTTCACTTTGCTCCCATCAAACCACAACCTGGAGGCCCTGGAACCGGCGGTGGCGGCAATGGGTCAAATCCTGTTGATCCCCCTGGAGCCGGCGGCGGCGGTACTGGAGCCGGCGGCGGTCCTGGAACAGGCGGCGGCGGTACTGGAACAGGCGGCGGCAGCGGTACTGGAGCTGGCGGCGGCGGTCCTGGAACAGGCGGCAGCGGTACTGAAACAGGCACCGGCAGCAGCGGTACTGGAACAGGCGCCGGCGGCAGTGGTACTGGAACAGGCTCCGGCCAAGACAGCTCAGAACCTGATGGATCAGGAAAGATAGGGCCGCTTGGTGGTGATAAGGGAAATGTATTCGACGATGTTGGTTTCGAAGGTGTGAAGAAAATAACCGTCGGAGCAGATCAATATAGTGTAACGTACATCAAGATCGAATACATAAAAGATGGAAAAGTCGTCGTCCGTGAGCATGGTACAGTTCGTGGGGAACTAAAAGAg tttTCTGTGGACTACCCGAACGACAATATCACAGCCGTTGGTGGAACCTTCAAACATGTTTACACCTATGATACAACACTCATCACATCGCTTTACTTCACAACCTCCAAAGGTTTTACCTCCCCATTATTTGGCATCGAGAGTGAAAAGAAGGGAACAGAATTCGAGTTCAAAGGTAAAAATGGAGGAAAGCTTCTAGGATTCCATGGACGTGGCGGCAATGCTATTGATGCTATTGGAGCTTACTTCGACACCGGTTCACGAGGAGGCAGTCCACAAACTGATGTCCCTGGGAAGAAAGGACCTCTTGGTGGTGAAAAAGGAGAAGAATTCAACGATGTTGGTTTCCAAGGTGTGAAGAAAATTACCGTTGGAGCCGATGAATACAGTGTAACTTACATCAAGATCGAATACGTGAAGGATGGAAAAGTCGAAACCCGTGAGCACGGGACAAGTCGTGGGGAACTAAAAGAG TTTTCAGTAAACTATCCTAACGATAGTATTACGGCCGTTAGTGGAACCTACAAACATATTTTCACCTATGATACGACTCTCATCACATCGCTTTACTTCACAACCTCCAAAGGATTTACCTCTCCGTTATTCGGCATCGACAGTGAGAAGAAGGGAACAGAATTCGAGTTCAAAGGTGAAAATGGTGGAAAACTTATTGGGTTCCATGGACGTGGTGGTAATGCCATTGATGCCATTGGAGCTTACTTTGACACCGGTTCACGAGATGGTGATGCAGGCAAGCCTAGTACCAACGATCCGAAACCTAAACCTGTTGATGTCCCTGGGAAGAAGGGACCGCTTGGTGGTGACAAGGGAAATGTATTCGACGATGTTGGTTTCGAAGGTGTGAAGAAAGTGACCGTGGGAGCAGATGACTATAGCATAACTTATATCAAGATCGAATACTTAAAGGACGGTAAAGTTGAGATCCTTGAGCACGGGACAGCTCGCGGGAAGCTAGAAGAG TTTTCGGTTGACTATCCAAACGATAGTATCACGGAAGTTGGTGGAAGCTACAAACATGTTTACAACTATGATACGACGCTCATCACATCGCTTTACTTCACAACCTCCAAAGGTTACACCTCTCCGTTCTTCGGTAAGAAGTATGATACGGCAACAGAGTTCGAGTTCAAAGGTGAAAATGGAGGCAAGCTTATTGGATTCCATGGACGTGGTGGGAATGCTATTGATGCCATCGGAGCTTACTTCGACACTGGCTCTAAACCTGGTGGCCCTGACGGCAGTGGAAGTGGATCCAGCAATGGTTCTAGTCCTCAAAAACTTGACGCACAAGGAGGAAAGGGCGGCAACCAATGGGACGACAGTGGTGATCACGATGGTGTGACTAAGATAGTTGTTGCATCTAGTCGAGTGATTGAGCAAATCAGGTTCGATTATGTCAAGAAGGGACAGACAAAGGAAGGACCGGCCCATGGTGTGAAAGGAGCTAGATCTTCCATCAAAACT TTTGAGATAAGTCATCCCGACGAGTATCTCCTGTCCGTGAAAGGTTGGTCCAATTCATCCAACAAGATTGTCGGAATTGAGTTCATAACCAACACAAGGACTTCAGAATATTATGGGTTTGAAAAACTTCCCGGAGAAGAAGGTACAGATATTTTACTCGAAGTGAAAGACAAGAAGATTGTCGGCTTTCATGGGTTCGCAgacactcatctcaactctctCGGAGCTTACTTCGCTCCTATCGCCTCAACTCCGTTGAAACCAAGCAAGAAGCTAACAGCAGTAGGTGGTGATGAAGGAGCTTCATGGGATGATGGTGCTTTCGACGGCGTTAAGAAAATACAAGTAGGACAGAACAATGATGGTGTATCTTTCGTGGCGGTCGAGTACGAGAATGGCTCTCAGAAAGTTGTTGGCGATGGTCATGGGAAACAATCGGCGCTTGGAGTTGAAACG tttgagCTTACGGATGGTGAGTACATTACGTCTGTGGGTGTCTACTATGATAAAATCCATGCAGAGGGACGCGGTGTGACAGTGGTGACGTCTTTGGTATTCAAGACTAACAAGCTAGTATCACAACCATTTGGAATGACCGGTGGAGAATATGTTGAGCTTAAGGAAGAAGGTAACAAGATCGTTGGGTTCCATGGGAAAGCTAGCGATTGGGTTCATCAAATTGGAGTCTATGTTGCACCAGTCACCAAATGA